In Aestuariibaculum lutulentum, one DNA window encodes the following:
- a CDS encoding TonB-dependent receptor plug domain-containing protein yields MKHATILWLSLFFLIQGIFAQNEGQNKQILIDTLSEVVVTSLLRPEKITRAAASIQVLATKDIERFAGSNIGELIGTLQGVEFTRYGVDGTTFNARGLNSAFNNKVLQIVDGRISTSPLSGGLSVFNNGSTIIDDIQQMEVVLGPQTALYGPNAHNGVFNSVTKDPRKTPGTSVSLSAGTQYQFSGRFRHAQKIDNNWAWKVTGEYATGQEFNFTDSVYVQGQTKAIPERNVDYNFRHIRGEAHLYYNLNPKTEIVVSGGTSKNNFLQVVTSGRNQMRGVTYSFLQARLRSRHFYANVYNTWGSLGRSYSITSYTQTFWTRTQQGSLYLPPDEAEALALTGASFRERSRRFNADFQYNTSFPDIGLFLVGGLDYENISPNTDNGTTVVGKSGDISVSQVGAVIQLEKSLISKLRVIGAFRYDNNDNFKDLFAPKFTLVKDFTNGSVRLGWAKAYVLPSIQNQYANIRSFFFGNGGKGILYIPNNANVNDPEAITSTEALKAEEVGTWEIGFKGQASKKLWVDANAYYGISKNFITPSLPVGGRALEVNTIKVNHNPIFAGTVSNDTLQGASFLTFFNYGRAKIYGLDAGVNFSFTPAIQLALKYSWINADFEENDANKDGVISPDEKSLNAPNHRGMAQLTIKDLWKQRLNLYLGARMVQKYDFFSGNQIGTEAGEGTRVPPKNFNYGALGGFTTFDLNATYQINKKVSFNFNISNLFNTKQLEFVGAPSIGRLAMASIKVTD; encoded by the coding sequence ATGAAACATGCAACTATTTTATGGCTTTCGCTATTCTTTTTAATACAGGGTATTTTTGCACAAAACGAAGGTCAGAATAAGCAAATACTTATCGATACCCTATCAGAAGTGGTTGTAACATCACTTTTGCGTCCTGAAAAAATAACACGTGCTGCGGCTTCCATCCAGGTGTTGGCAACCAAGGATATTGAACGATTTGCAGGTTCGAATATTGGTGAACTTATTGGTACGCTTCAAGGGGTGGAATTCACCCGTTATGGGGTTGATGGGACCACCTTTAACGCCAGAGGTTTGAACAGTGCGTTTAACAATAAGGTCCTGCAAATTGTTGATGGTCGTATAAGCACTTCACCATTAAGTGGTGGGTTATCTGTTTTTAATAATGGGTCTACCATTATAGACGATATCCAGCAGATGGAGGTTGTGCTGGGGCCGCAAACGGCTTTGTATGGTCCGAATGCTCATAACGGAGTCTTTAATAGTGTCACTAAAGATCCTCGCAAAACTCCAGGAACATCAGTCTCTCTCAGTGCAGGAACACAATATCAGTTTAGTGGAAGATTCAGGCATGCCCAAAAAATTGATAATAACTGGGCCTGGAAAGTTACAGGCGAATATGCTACCGGACAGGAATTTAATTTCACAGATAGTGTTTATGTTCAAGGGCAAACAAAAGCTATTCCTGAGCGTAATGTAGATTATAATTTCAGGCATATCAGAGGGGAAGCTCATCTGTATTATAATCTTAATCCTAAAACAGAAATTGTTGTTTCCGGAGGTACCAGTAAAAATAATTTTTTGCAGGTTGTTACGTCCGGACGAAATCAAATGAGAGGGGTAACATACAGCTTTTTGCAGGCCAGATTACGAAGTCGTCACTTTTACGCTAATGTTTATAATACATGGGGTAGTTTAGGACGCAGTTACAGTATTACCAGTTACACACAAACGTTTTGGACGAGAACACAGCAGGGAAGTCTTTACTTGCCTCCCGATGAAGCTGAAGCGTTGGCATTAACTGGAGCCAGTTTTAGAGAAAGGAGCAGAAGGTTTAATGCCGATTTTCAATATAATACAAGCTTTCCAGATATCGGCTTGTTTTTAGTTGGAGGGTTGGATTATGAGAATATTAGTCCTAATACAGATAACGGAACAACGGTGGTAGGTAAGTCGGGTGATATTTCGGTTTCTCAGGTTGGTGCCGTGATACAGCTCGAAAAAAGTTTAATCTCTAAATTAAGAGTAATTGGAGCTTTCAGATATGATAACAACGATAATTTTAAAGATTTGTTTGCTCCAAAATTTACTTTAGTGAAGGATTTTACTAATGGAAGTGTAAGGCTGGGATGGGCTAAGGCGTATGTGTTACCTTCCATTCAAAATCAATATGCCAATATTAGAAGCTTCTTTTTTGGGAATGGAGGAAAGGGAATTTTGTACATCCCGAACAATGCTAATGTTAACGATCCGGAAGCGATAACATCTACAGAAGCTTTAAAGGCGGAAGAAGTTGGAACCTGGGAAATCGGATTTAAAGGGCAAGCTTCTAAAAAACTTTGGGTTGATGCTAATGCCTATTATGGTATTAGCAAAAATTTTATAACTCCATCGTTGCCAGTTGGGGGAAGAGCACTGGAAGTGAATACAATTAAAGTTAATCACAACCCTATTTTCGCTGGTACTGTTAGCAATGACACCCTGCAAGGTGCTTCCTTTTTAACTTTTTTTAATTACGGACGTGCCAAAATCTATGGTCTGGATGCAGGGGTAAACTTCAGTTTCACACCTGCAATTCAGTTGGCTTTAAAATATTCATGGATTAATGCAGATTTTGAGGAAAACGATGCAAATAAAGATGGGGTTATTAGTCCTGACGAAAAAAGTCTCAATGCGCCAAATCACAGAGGAATGGCACAGCTGACGATTAAAGACCTCTGGAAACAGCGTCTTAATTTATATTTGGGAGCCAGAATGGTTCAGAAATATGATTTTTTTAGCGGGAATCAGATAGGTACAGAGGCTGGAGAGGGAACCCGGGTACCACCGAAAAATTTTAATTATGGTGCGCTTGGTGGGTTTACAACTTTCGATTTAAATGCTACTTATCAAATAAATAAGAAAGTTTCCTTTAACTTTAATATCTCAAATTTATTCAATACTAAACAACTTGAATTTGTAGGAGCACCATCTATCGGACGACTGGCAATGGCAAGTATTAAAGTAACGGATTAA
- a CDS encoding APC family permease, whose translation MEKNNEHLKREVGVLGLSANIINIIIGSGIFVLPATIAALMGPASIIAYLFCGLLMALVMLCFAEAGSKVNNTGGPYTYIETAFGDYAGFIAGCFAVSSNLFADAAVSNALVNIIMAAYPVLEGTWFRLIFLTVLFWGLAFINVIGLKQGIGLVKLNTVLKLLPLSILIIFGLPNINFSNLAIETLTDLDTLGQASLILFFAFQGCETGIIVGGEVLNPKRTIPKAVLVSISTVLVVYVLLQTVGQGILGDTFQNYERAPLAETAKVVLGSFGFLLLTVGAVISMFGNMTGSILNSPRIFYALSRDNVFPIKGLSKIHKTYATPYIAILIYVSIGYTLTVFGSFKQAVIIATSSMLLLYLGVALSVIKLRQTRKPQTEEFKIPGGLTVPILSILIIFYFLSNLASNEIIGTIAVIIFLSILYVIIKYFKNKKSRH comes from the coding sequence ATGGAAAAAAATAATGAACATTTAAAACGTGAAGTTGGTGTTTTAGGGCTTTCTGCCAATATAATAAACATTATAATTGGTTCCGGTATATTTGTCTTACCTGCAACAATTGCCGCTCTAATGGGACCAGCAAGCATCATTGCTTATTTATTTTGCGGACTATTGATGGCGTTAGTGATGCTATGTTTTGCCGAAGCAGGCAGTAAAGTCAATAATACAGGAGGTCCATATACATATATTGAAACTGCCTTTGGTGATTATGCCGGGTTTATTGCCGGATGTTTTGCCGTAAGCAGCAACCTTTTTGCTGATGCCGCTGTTTCTAATGCTTTGGTTAATATCATTATGGCAGCTTACCCTGTTTTAGAAGGCACATGGTTTAGATTGATTTTTTTAACTGTATTGTTCTGGGGACTGGCTTTCATTAACGTTATAGGTCTGAAACAAGGTATTGGTCTTGTAAAACTAAACACGGTTTTAAAACTTTTACCGCTATCAATTCTAATCATTTTTGGGTTACCGAATATCAATTTCAGCAATTTAGCCATTGAGACTTTAACTGACTTAGATACTTTAGGACAAGCCTCATTAATTCTATTTTTTGCATTTCAAGGGTGTGAAACCGGAATTATTGTTGGTGGTGAAGTTCTAAATCCTAAACGCACTATACCTAAAGCTGTTTTAGTAAGTATTAGTACAGTTCTTGTTGTTTATGTTTTGCTACAAACTGTGGGGCAAGGCATTCTTGGAGACACATTTCAAAATTATGAAAGAGCACCTTTGGCTGAAACTGCTAAAGTTGTTTTAGGTTCATTCGGATTCCTGCTCTTAACTGTTGGAGCTGTAATTTCCATGTTCGGAAATATGACTGGTTCTATCCTTAATAGTCCACGAATATTCTATGCCCTTTCAAGAGACAACGTATTTCCGATTAAAGGACTTTCAAAAATTCATAAAACCTATGCAACGCCTTATATAGCCATTTTAATTTACGTATCTATTGGTTATACATTAACTGTTTTTGGCAGCTTTAAGCAGGCTGTTATTATTGCTACAAGCTCGATGCTTTTACTTTATTTAGGGGTTGCTCTGTCTGTTATTAAACTAAGACAAACGCGAAAACCCCAAACCGAAGAGTTTAAAATCCCTGGAGGTTTAACGGTTCCTATTTTATCGATACTTATTATCTTTTATTTTCTGTCCAATCTGGCATCAAATGAAATTATTGGAACCATTGCTGTGATAATTTTTCTGAGTATCCTGTACGTAATTATTAAATATTTTAAGAATAAAAAGTCAAGACACTAA
- a CDS encoding vanadium-dependent haloperoxidase, whose protein sequence is MKTTWVATRNARQIKTGYILLIAMLLLDFSCSKNNDLELIEEENAMMSKSANTSPNTVLAWNQVMEDLYTFSLNGPGTPPPSASYTWALVHLAMHDALNGIVPRYETYAGVPRDKDANPDAAVSQAAYDVLMAINQLPFAPAYLPQNFQSINALLAETLDGIPDGEAKNKGIALGHAVAEAIMAKRAGDTPNLAPGVPNQPAEGTQPGEYRYLPYPLAPNGMGYALANFHKLKPFFMVTNDMFRSEPPYETSSPEYAADLNETKDFGALNSQVRSADQTELGVFWAENSSRGWNVVARIVRDSYNEKSQNAWKTARYLALVHSAIADSYISIFESKMYHYFWRPITAIQLADNDGNDATTADPSWVPLLNTPPLGEYPSAHAISGSVAGQVIIRFFDDRDNYELNLDSGYMPGVIRSFSSVSDAVRENSLSRIYIGYHFRLAVDVGEALGKELGDYVYENALKEK, encoded by the coding sequence ATGAAAACAACTTGGGTGGCGACCCGAAATGCAAGGCAAATAAAAACTGGATACATTCTTCTAATAGCCATGCTGTTATTAGACTTCTCCTGTTCTAAGAACAACGATTTAGAGCTAATTGAAGAAGAAAATGCGATGATGTCGAAATCGGCAAATACCTCACCAAACACGGTATTGGCCTGGAATCAGGTAATGGAAGATCTTTATACTTTTTCTTTAAACGGACCCGGAACACCACCTCCGTCAGCCTCCTATACCTGGGCATTGGTTCATCTGGCAATGCATGATGCCCTTAACGGTATAGTGCCTCGTTACGAAACCTACGCTGGAGTGCCAAGAGATAAAGATGCAAATCCCGATGCCGCTGTATCTCAAGCCGCATACGATGTGCTTATGGCAATAAATCAACTTCCTTTTGCACCAGCGTATCTTCCCCAAAATTTTCAAAGTATCAATGCATTGTTGGCAGAGACATTAGATGGTATTCCCGATGGTGAAGCTAAAAATAAAGGTATCGCTTTGGGGCATGCTGTCGCGGAAGCAATTATGGCAAAAAGGGCTGGCGATACACCTAATCTGGCTCCTGGGGTTCCAAACCAACCAGCAGAAGGGACTCAGCCTGGAGAATATAGGTATCTTCCATATCCTTTAGCTCCCAATGGTATGGGATATGCCTTGGCGAATTTTCATAAGCTAAAACCATTTTTTATGGTAACAAACGACATGTTCAGATCAGAACCGCCTTATGAAACGAGCTCTCCTGAGTATGCAGCAGATTTAAATGAAACTAAAGATTTTGGCGCATTAAACAGTCAGGTGCGTTCGGCAGACCAAACTGAGTTAGGGGTGTTCTGGGCGGAGAATTCCAGTCGAGGTTGGAATGTTGTTGCTAGAATTGTGAGAGATAGTTATAATGAAAAATCACAAAATGCATGGAAAACTGCCAGATACCTGGCTTTAGTGCATAGTGCAATAGCCGATTCATACATATCAATTTTCGAAAGTAAAATGTATCATTATTTCTGGAGACCAATAACAGCAATCCAACTAGCAGATAATGATGGAAATGATGCAACCACAGCAGATCCGTCATGGGTACCACTACTTAACACACCACCATTAGGAGAATATCCATCTGCACACGCCATTTCTGGTTCTGTCGCCGGACAAGTAATAATTCGATTTTTTGATGACAGAGATAATTATGAGCTTAACCTTGATAGTGGTTATATGCCAGGTGTTATTCGTTCTTTTTCTTCAGTTTCAGATGCAGTAAGAGAAAATTCTTTATCACGTATTTATATCGGTTATCACTTTAGACTGGCTGTAGATGTCGGTGAAGCTTTAGGTAAAGAATTGGGTGATTATGTTTATGAAAACGCTCTTAAAGAAAAGTAA
- a CDS encoding LytR/AlgR family response regulator transcription factor, translating into MKQSEFKKPRCLIVDDEPLARDVLRRYFAKLPVLDLVGECNNAIDAFMFLQSNEIDILFLDIRMPELLGTELVRSIKNTPKIIFTTAYKEYALDGFELDAVDYLLKPIKFDRFLKAVNKALPDYENVLNPNEPQELERKSGIDSIYLRIDRKQVRVVLDDILYIESDKDYIKIFTSDKMHLCRQTISAIEAMIDKNEFVRIHRSFIVPVNKIKSYTHELVEIDKKELPIGKFYLNHFLKIVNSESH; encoded by the coding sequence ATGAAACAGTCTGAATTTAAAAAACCAAGATGCCTCATCGTAGACGACGAACCTCTTGCCAGAGATGTTTTACGTCGGTATTTTGCAAAATTACCTGTATTAGATTTAGTTGGCGAATGTAATAATGCAATCGATGCTTTTATGTTTCTTCAATCGAACGAGATCGATATTCTGTTTTTAGATATTAGAATGCCAGAATTATTAGGCACCGAGTTGGTGCGTTCTATCAAAAACACTCCAAAAATCATCTTTACAACAGCCTACAAAGAATATGCTTTAGATGGATTTGAACTGGATGCTGTTGATTATTTATTGAAACCCATAAAATTCGATCGATTTTTAAAAGCGGTTAACAAAGCTTTACCCGATTACGAAAATGTTTTGAACCCTAATGAACCACAGGAATTAGAACGAAAATCTGGTATAGATTCTATTTACCTTCGTATCGACAGAAAACAGGTTCGCGTTGTCTTAGATGATATTCTTTACATTGAAAGTGATAAAGATTATATAAAAATATTCACATCGGATAAAATGCATTTGTGCCGGCAAACCATATCGGCTATCGAGGCTATGATTGACAAAAATGAATTTGTTCGCATTCACAGATCTTTCATTGTTCCAGTAAACAAAATAAAGTCATATACTCACGAATTGGTTGAAATTGATAAAAAGGAATTGCCCATTGGAAAATTTTACTTAAATCATTTTTTAAAAATAGTCAATTCAGAATCTCACTAA
- a CDS encoding DUF1624 domain-containing protein, whose protein sequence is MIKSNRIESIDILRGFVMIIMALDHTRDYFHYGAFFSDPTNLETTTPILFFTRFITHYCAPVFILLAGTSAFLYGSKKTKPELFKFLFTRGIWLIFLEIFLNNLLWKFDVTYSVVILQVIWAIGLTMLILSFLIFLNTKLLLLIGSLIIAGHNALDNIVMQGNSFSSILWYALHQQNGTAIGGQVVVFAYPILPWLGVMILGYCLGQLYLPDFDTEKRKQWLLKIGLASTVLFFIIRGINIYGDLVPWSIQDTTTKTILSFFKVTKYPPSLSYLLITLGPALLFLYAIESVKNKLTDFMIVFGRVPLFYYFLHIFVIHVLAIVGILIFGGDWKNMIITQAGFNNPTLKDYGYSLLTVYLVWISIIILLYFPCKTYMIYKVKNKEKWWLSYL, encoded by the coding sequence ATGATAAAATCCAATCGAATTGAATCTATAGATATCTTAAGAGGGTTCGTCATGATTATTATGGCTTTAGATCACACCAGAGATTATTTCCATTACGGAGCTTTTTTCAGCGACCCTACCAATTTAGAAACCACAACACCAATATTATTTTTCACTCGGTTTATAACACACTATTGTGCTCCGGTTTTTATTTTATTGGCGGGAACTTCAGCCTTTCTATATGGCAGTAAAAAAACAAAGCCAGAACTCTTTAAATTTCTATTTACACGAGGCATCTGGCTTATTTTTCTGGAAATCTTTTTAAACAATCTCCTCTGGAAATTCGATGTCACTTATTCGGTTGTCATCCTTCAGGTTATTTGGGCCATTGGTTTAACAATGCTCATATTATCATTCTTAATATTTCTGAACACTAAACTATTATTACTTATTGGAAGTCTTATCATTGCCGGACATAATGCGTTAGACAACATCGTTATGCAAGGCAATAGTTTTTCATCTATACTTTGGTACGCTTTACATCAACAGAATGGTACTGCCATTGGAGGGCAAGTAGTTGTTTTTGCCTATCCCATTTTACCTTGGCTTGGTGTTATGATTCTTGGTTATTGCTTAGGACAACTATACCTTCCTGATTTCGATACTGAAAAAAGAAAACAATGGTTATTGAAAATAGGATTAGCTTCTACCGTTCTATTTTTTATCATTCGAGGAATAAATATTTATGGCGATTTAGTGCCGTGGTCCATTCAAGACACAACAACTAAAACCATTTTATCTTTCTTTAAAGTCACCAAATATCCACCTTCCTTATCGTATCTTTTAATCACCTTAGGGCCTGCATTATTATTTTTATATGCTATTGAATCAGTTAAAAACAAACTCACCGATTTTATGATTGTTTTTGGTCGGGTACCTCTCTTCTATTATTTTCTTCACATTTTTGTTATCCATGTTTTAGCAATAGTCGGTATACTAATTTTCGGTGGTGACTGGAAAAACATGATTATAACTCAGGCCGGATTTAATAACCCCACATTAAAAGATTATGGATATTCTTTATTAACGGTTTATCTCGTTTGGATAAGCATAATCATCCTTCTCTATTTCCCCTGTAAAACTTATATGATTTACAAAGTAAAAAACAAAGAGAAATGGTGGCTAAGCTATCTGTAA
- a CDS encoding sensor histidine kinase, which translates to MSIKEFILSDNKWHRLGRHLFFWFLWGGYFTMTRYLNPIAYQMTGHFPNFWKTSIETFFFLFPQMFLVYPALYFILPKFVFTQKYILAFFWFIVFYFVAMTVNAVYLIYVPWAKIIWVPNANLFLTTSTFTEKLFYAYLGSILGSITALSISSSFKLFKHYYLKSIRNEQLQKENSDAQLRLLLAQVQPHFMFNTLNNIYSQAQEESPKSAKMILELSHILRYVLDEGKKKRVPLENELEMIVDYLNLEKIRYDNKLDLHFVFPSNTDDITIAPLILLPLVENCFKHGASKMINNPWINIKSELTDNKFSIKLMNGKINENTHEKSRKGTGIENIRRRLNLIYPHKHIFEIKDDDETFIVNLQIVLDHQISED; encoded by the coding sequence ATGTCTATAAAGGAATTTATATTATCAGATAACAAATGGCATCGTCTGGGACGACATCTGTTCTTTTGGTTTTTATGGGGTGGTTATTTCACAATGACCCGCTACCTGAATCCTATTGCATACCAAATGACTGGTCATTTTCCTAATTTTTGGAAGACTTCCATTGAAACCTTCTTTTTTCTTTTCCCTCAAATGTTTTTGGTCTATCCGGCCCTATATTTTATACTTCCTAAATTTGTATTTACCCAAAAGTATATTCTTGCCTTTTTCTGGTTTATCGTTTTCTATTTTGTAGCCATGACGGTTAACGCAGTCTATCTTATTTATGTTCCGTGGGCTAAAATAATCTGGGTTCCCAATGCAAATTTATTCTTAACCACCTCCACATTTACAGAAAAATTATTTTATGCGTATTTGGGAAGTATACTAGGTTCGATTACGGCTCTCTCAATATCCTCCAGTTTTAAATTGTTTAAACATTATTATTTAAAATCCATTCGAAACGAACAATTACAAAAGGAAAATTCGGATGCCCAATTACGCCTTCTTCTGGCACAGGTCCAACCGCATTTTATGTTTAACACCTTAAATAACATTTATTCTCAGGCGCAGGAAGAATCACCAAAAAGTGCCAAAATGATTTTAGAGTTATCTCATATTCTGCGTTACGTTTTAGATGAAGGCAAGAAAAAAAGAGTACCATTGGAAAATGAACTGGAAATGATTGTTGATTACCTGAATCTGGAAAAAATAAGGTACGATAACAAACTTGATTTACATTTTGTGTTTCCCTCGAACACCGACGATATTACAATTGCTCCACTTATTTTATTGCCTTTAGTTGAAAACTGCTTCAAACACGGAGCCAGCAAAATGATTAATAATCCGTGGATTAATATAAAATCTGAACTTACCGATAACAAATTCAGTATTAAATTGATGAATGGAAAAATAAATGAAAACACTCATGAAAAGTCAAGAAAAGGAACAGGCATTGAAAATATTAGGAGACGATTAAACCTAATCTACCCTCACAAACACATATTTGAGATTAAAGATGATGATGAAACTTTTATTGTTAACCTCCAGATTGTATTAGACCATCAAATTTCAGAAGATTAA
- a CDS encoding PKD domain-containing protein — MKILKVLLFIVVFSSCTNNEDTFEGINTFEGITNDSLVNGNDHLNNENDHLNNNETSTDFVEIKIGAGTDKLVFLPNNSCRLNGWASYQVVNPPVKYRWDKIAGPDSFHFVSPDSLSTILNELEKGMYKIEITCIAANGYIAKDTCSVIVGQFPSPSNFIVFNNQKWDGTGLLWGAQILIPDIYQYIPIGGVFKVFLRRLNSETWEEIMFDDHDSLISAHLFNGNLGIYSNVEETDSPDIKIEY; from the coding sequence ATGAAAATTTTAAAAGTACTTTTATTTATAGTAGTGTTTTCCTCTTGTACTAATAATGAAGATACATTTGAAGGAATTAATACATTTGAAGGAATTACTAATGATTCTTTAGTCAATGGTAATGATCATTTAAATAATGAAAATGATCATTTAAATAATAATGAAACTTCAACAGATTTTGTAGAAATTAAAATAGGAGCTGGGACAGATAAGCTTGTTTTTCTCCCGAATAATTCTTGCAGATTAAACGGCTGGGCTTCCTATCAAGTTGTCAATCCACCTGTAAAATATAGATGGGATAAAATTGCAGGTCCTGATTCTTTCCATTTTGTATCACCAGATTCTCTCTCAACGATATTAAATGAATTGGAGAAAGGGATGTACAAGATTGAAATTACATGCATTGCAGCCAATGGATATATAGCGAAGGATACCTGTTCGGTTATAGTGGGGCAATTTCCTTCACCATCAAACTTTATCGTTTTTAACAATCAAAAATGGGATGGTACTGGCTTGCTATGGGGGGCTCAAATATTAATCCCAGACATTTATCAATATATTCCAATAGGTGGTGTATTTAAAGTTTTTTTAAGAAGGCTAAATTCAGAAACATGGGAAGAAATAATGTTTGATGATCACGATTCATTGATTAGCGCACATTTATTTAATGGTAATTTGGGAATTTATTCAAATGTTGAGGAAACCGACAGTCCGGATATAAAAATTGAATATTAA
- a CDS encoding Kelch repeat-containing protein — protein sequence MKALNTFLKRNFLFGASFLFAALLCFQACDKYELPELIILQEQKDESEEQEQEQEQEQEQEQEQEQEQPLPIIEGQFPTVFAGDSIVLYYPNNHLILDGLKSFDSLGVFDYTWRKIAGPPYYTIISEKSSKTDIYHLVMGTYLFEITVQDTSFKIYKDTIKVVIKEPEYCGDIKRVPIDIKLLEIGELGKAREYVAITTLGSKIFIAGGRHPDSKKVDIYDVLTETSSIIELGTARSNITAIAAGNKVFFAGGLVSVFDGWAYSAVDDIDIYDINTDTVSSGHLNTEGSGMAAAAVGDKVLFVGGIDNSSTANERKGTAEMYSLLTNEWTTAKLSQGKSDGHIALVYGDKAYFAGGYENRDKILIYDNSTGVWSVEEMYENKSQLSGIAVDGKMYLAGGYTENPDLFYLSNLVEIKDLNSGISSYTCLSQPSINGQAIAYDNKIIVIAKHKSEGQHQGNQSTIEIYDPSGDIWYNATIDVHIEYIFNYNETLYTISTKTGKIIISKLEIR from the coding sequence ATGAAAGCGCTAAACACATTTTTAAAAAGAAATTTTCTTTTTGGAGCCTCCTTTTTATTTGCAGCCTTACTTTGTTTTCAAGCCTGTGATAAATACGAATTACCTGAACTAATCATTTTACAGGAACAGAAGGACGAATCAGAAGAGCAAGAACAAGAACAGGAACAGGAACAGGAACAGGAACAGGAACAGGAACAGGAACAACCTTTACCAATTATTGAAGGTCAGTTTCCAACAGTATTTGCTGGGGATAGTATTGTTTTGTATTATCCTAATAATCATCTTATTCTGGATGGACTGAAGTCATTCGATTCATTAGGAGTATTTGATTATACTTGGAGAAAGATTGCCGGGCCACCATATTACACAATAATATCTGAAAAATCATCCAAAACAGATATTTATCATTTAGTAATGGGAACTTATCTGTTTGAAATAACTGTTCAAGATACTTCTTTTAAGATTTATAAAGACACTATCAAGGTGGTGATAAAAGAGCCTGAGTATTGTGGTGACATAAAAAGGGTACCGATAGATATAAAATTGCTTGAAATTGGAGAGCTGGGTAAGGCAAGAGAATATGTGGCCATTACTACGTTAGGTAGTAAGATTTTTATTGCTGGTGGTAGACATCCGGATTCTAAAAAAGTAGATATATATGATGTTTTAACAGAAACGTCATCAATCATAGAATTGGGAACTGCTCGATCAAATATAACTGCTATAGCTGCAGGAAATAAAGTGTTTTTTGCTGGTGGTCTTGTTTCTGTTTTTGATGGTTGGGCGTATTCGGCAGTAGATGACATAGACATTTATGATATTAACACAGATACTGTCAGTTCAGGGCATTTAAATACGGAAGGTTCGGGCATGGCTGCTGCGGCTGTTGGAGATAAGGTTCTATTTGTAGGGGGAATAGATAATTCTAGTACAGCTAACGAAAGAAAGGGAACTGCTGAAATGTATAGCCTACTTACAAATGAATGGACAACAGCTAAATTAAGTCAGGGGAAATCAGATGGGCATATTGCGTTAGTTTATGGTGATAAGGCTTATTTTGCAGGTGGTTATGAGAATCGCGATAAGATTTTGATTTATGACAATAGTACCGGTGTTTGGTCTGTTGAAGAGATGTATGAGAATAAATCACAATTATCAGGAATTGCGGTTGATGGGAAAATGTATTTGGCGGGAGGTTATACTGAAAATCCGGATTTATTTTATTTAAGCAATTTAGTAGAAATAAAAGATCTTAATTCAGGTATCTCCTCATATACCTGCCTGAGTCAGCCAAGTATTAATGGACAAGCAATAGCATACGACAATAAGATTATAGTTATAGCTAAGCATAAGTCAGAAGGACAGCACCAAGGTAACCAATCAACTATAGAAATCTATGATCCCTCTGGGGACATATGGTATAATGCTACAATAGATGTTCACATAGAATATATTTTTAATTACAATGAAACATTGTATACGATTTCAACAAAAACAGGAAAAATAATCATAAGCAAATTGGAGATTCGTTAA